The Halorhodospira halophila DNA segment CCCTGCGTCCCGAGACGCCGCATGCCGAGCCGCCCGCACCACCGACTCCGGCAACTGCGCCGCCGGCCCGCCAGGTGGCCCGGGATATACGGCTTGCCGTCGAGGCGGAAGACTACGAGCAGGCGGTCGCCCTGTCCCGGGACCACGAAGCGCTGACCGGGGTCCCGGTGTACGACTTCGAGGCTGGGCGGGCCTACCTGCGCAGCGGGGATATCGACGAGGCGGTGGTGCACTTCGACCGGGCCGTCATGGTGGCCCCGGATGCGCCACGCTACCGGCTGGAGTACGCCCGCGCCCTGTTCGCCGCGGAAGACCATGCGGCCTCGCAGCGCCAATTCAAGCGGGTCCTGGAGACCGAAGAGGTGCCCGAGCCGGTGGCGCAGAATATTCAACGGTTTCTTGAGGCCATCGATGCCCGCCTGACCTCGCGCCGTCCGGAGACCCGCGCGCAGGCGGCGATCGCGGCCGGCTACGACTCCAACCCACTCTACTCCGCCGACGACGAGTTCCTCTTTCTCGGCTTCTTCCCGGTCGACTTCGAGCGCGAGTCCGACACCTTCCTCGACACCCGGGCCCGGGTCGAGCACCGCCGGCCGCGGACCCGCACCAGCAGCTACCAGTACCTGGGCGAGATCGAACACCGCCACCACAGCGACGTCAGCGCCGCCGACCAGACCGAGGCACGATTGCGCGGTGGACTGGCGTTCGAGGGTTCCGAGGGCCGCTCCTATCGGGTGCCACTGGAACTGCGGCACACGAGGCTCGATGGCGACTCGTTCCGCACTCGACTCGCCTTCGCCCCCGAGGCCGTCCTGCCCCGGGGGCCGACCCGGCAGCTGCGGGTGCAGGGGCAGCTGGCCTACGCCGACTACGACAACGACGACCGCGATGCGCTCACCCTGGGCGCCTCGGCCACCTCGCTGCACGTGCTCGATCCGCAGAGCGCACTGCTGTTCTACGCCGGAGTCGCCACTTCGTACGATG contains these protein-coding regions:
- a CDS encoding tetratricopeptide repeat protein; protein product: LRPETPHAEPPAPPTPATAPPARQVARDIRLAVEAEDYEQAVALSRDHEALTGVPVYDFEAGRAYLRSGDIDEAVVHFDRAVMVAPDAPRYRLEYARALFAAEDHAASQRQFKRVLETEEVPEPVAQNIQRFLEAIDARLTSRRPETRAQAAIAAGYDSNPLYSADDEFLFLGFFPVDFERESDTFLDTRARVEHRRPRTRTSSYQYLGEIEHRHHSDVSAADQTEARLRGGLAFEGSEGRSYRVPLELRHTRLDGDSFRTRLAFAPEAVLPRGPTRQLRVQGQLAYADYDNDDRDALTLGASATSLHVLDPQSALLFYAGVATSYDAADEDEFTKARAGGFLGLQRAFFEDTTASVTATASHERAREARSTLAAFPDEDNGAERATTYELRGALAHPLGDSGFTAFTEGAVREKQSNIDLFEFTQREIFAGVRYDY